One region of Neisseria mucosa genomic DNA includes:
- a CDS encoding glutaredoxin family protein, producing MKLTLMFREYCSLCHKMREQLKPYQERFGFELEILDVDEDPVLEEKYNELVPVLLDGETEICHWFLDGEKLKTFLETKCDGV from the coding sequence ATGAAACTGACGTTGATGTTTCGCGAATATTGCAGCCTCTGCCACAAAATGCGCGAACAGCTTAAACCATATCAAGAAAGATTTGGCTTTGAGCTGGAAATTCTTGATGTTGATGAAGATCCTGTCTTGGAGGAAAAATATAATGAACTTGTCCCTGTTTTGCTTGATGGCGAAACAGAAATTTGCCATTGGTTTTTGGATGGGGAAAAATTGAAAACCTTTTTGGAAACAAAATGTGATGGGGTATAA
- a CDS encoding bacterioferritin has protein sequence MFVCICNAITDHEIKETIAAGASTMSDLQAQLGVATCCGCCSELAASFLNINNAQTTITAGINVQS, from the coding sequence ATGTTTGTCTGCATCTGCAACGCCATTACCGACCACGAAATCAAAGAAACCATCGCCGCCGGCGCAAGTACGATGAGCGATTTGCAGGCTCAATTAGGAGTAGCTACTTGCTGTGGGTGTTGCAGCGAATTGGCTGCTTCGTTTCTGAATATCAACAATGCCCAAACTACCATTACCGCCGGTATTAATGTTCAGTCTTAA
- the xerD gene encoding site-specific tyrosine recombinase XerD has product MTNELIDKLLESLWLQDRLSHNTLQGYRRDLEKIAARLEAGGHTWLDAEAADLADAVYAADEKHSSQARALSACKRLYAWLEETERRTDNPTRFLKAPKQTQKLPTLITEAQIENLLAAPDTDTPHGLRDKALLEVMYATGLRVTEAVKLQLGDLDLNRGCIRTIGKGDKLRIVPMGEEAVYWVERYCAESRPLLLKNKICDEVFVSQKRSGISRQLAWMIVKNYAEAAGITSLSPHGLRHAFATHLVNHGVDLRAVQLMLGHANINTTQIYTHVANIRLKNIVDEHHSRN; this is encoded by the coding sequence ATGACCAACGAACTCATAGACAAACTGCTCGAATCGCTGTGGCTGCAAGACCGTCTCAGCCATAACACCTTGCAAGGCTACCGCCGTGATTTGGAAAAAATCGCCGCGCGTTTGGAAGCGGGCGGGCATACTTGGTTGGATGCCGAAGCCGCCGATTTGGCGGATGCCGTCTATGCGGCGGACGAAAAACACAGCTCGCAGGCGCGCGCCTTGTCAGCCTGCAAACGCCTATACGCCTGGTTGGAAGAGACCGAGCGGCGGACGGACAACCCGACCCGTTTCCTCAAAGCCCCGAAACAGACGCAAAAACTGCCCACCCTGATTACCGAAGCGCAAATCGAAAACCTGCTCGCCGCGCCCGATACCGACACGCCGCACGGCCTGCGCGACAAAGCCCTGCTCGAAGTCATGTACGCCACAGGTCTGCGCGTAACCGAAGCCGTCAAGCTCCAACTGGGCGACCTCGACCTCAACCGCGGCTGCATCCGCACCATAGGCAAAGGCGATAAACTGCGTATCGTGCCTATGGGCGAAGAAGCCGTTTACTGGGTCGAACGCTATTGCGCCGAATCGCGCCCGCTGCTGCTCAAAAACAAAATCTGCGACGAAGTCTTCGTCAGCCAAAAACGCAGCGGTATTTCCCGCCAACTCGCGTGGATGATTGTCAAAAACTACGCCGAAGCCGCCGGCATCACCTCGCTCAGCCCGCACGGCCTGCGCCACGCCTTCGCCACCCACCTCGTCAACCACGGCGTCGATTTGCGTGCCGTACAACTCATGCTCGGACACGCCAACATCAACACCACCCAAATCTACACCCACGTCGCCAACATTCGTTTGAAAAACATCGTTGACGAACACCATTCGCGGAATTAA
- a CDS encoding peroxiredoxin, with protein sequence MTQYRFTLPSSSGNDFDSAEHLPLIVYFYPKDSTPGCTTEGLDFNARLPQFKELGYTVVGISRDGVKSHQNFCAKQGFNFELLSDKDETVCKMFDVIKLKKLYGKESLGIERSTFVLDANGEIIHEWRKVKVAGHAQEVLETLSR encoded by the coding sequence ATGACCCAATACCGATTCACTTTGCCCTCAAGCAGTGGCAACGACTTCGATTCTGCCGAACATCTGCCGTTGATTGTTTATTTCTACCCCAAAGACAGCACGCCCGGCTGCACCACCGAAGGCTTGGATTTCAACGCCCGTTTGCCGCAATTCAAAGAACTCGGCTATACTGTCGTCGGCATCTCGCGCGACGGCGTGAAATCGCATCAGAATTTCTGCGCCAAGCAAGGCTTCAATTTTGAATTGTTGAGCGACAAAGACGAAACCGTGTGTAAAATGTTTGACGTGATCAAGCTGAAAAAGCTCTACGGCAAAGAGTCTTTGGGTATTGAACGCAGCACATTCGTATTGGACGCAAACGGCGAAATCATCCACGAATGGCGCAAAGTCAAAGTCGCTGGACACGCGCAGGAAGTTTTGGAAACACTGTCCCGATAA
- a CDS encoding deoxynucleoside kinase, translating to MNYRYIVVEGSIGSGKNALSRRLAEHFSALSLAENPEHNPFLMKFYANASHHGLATELFFLMRRAESVDIIKNEYAQGGMVVADFLLEKDRIFTPVVLNEDEQQLFADLKQKILPQYPAPDLVIYLQTAVDGNRKRLQKRGDGIINLFPEGYLGRIHEGYSQFFHLYQNSPLLTVNADELDLQGNDEHFQLLLNALNDLQGTRNYLNLSER from the coding sequence ATGAACTACCGTTATATTGTCGTCGAAGGCTCCATCGGCAGCGGGAAAAACGCCTTGAGCCGCCGCCTTGCAGAACATTTCAGCGCGCTGTCGCTGGCGGAAAACCCCGAACACAACCCCTTCCTCATGAAGTTTTACGCCAACGCCTCCCATCACGGCTTGGCAACCGAGCTTTTTTTCCTGATGCGCCGAGCCGAAAGCGTGGACATCATCAAAAACGAATACGCACAAGGCGGCATGGTCGTCGCCGATTTCCTGTTGGAAAAAGACCGGATTTTCACGCCGGTCGTGTTGAATGAAGACGAGCAGCAGCTCTTCGCCGATTTGAAACAAAAAATCCTGCCGCAGTATCCCGCGCCCGATTTGGTGATTTACCTGCAAACCGCCGTGGACGGCAACCGCAAACGCCTACAAAAACGCGGCGACGGCATCATCAATCTTTTCCCCGAAGGCTATTTGGGGCGGATACACGAGGGATACAGCCAGTTTTTCCACCTTTATCAAAATTCCCCGTTGCTGACCGTCAATGCTGACGAGTTGGACTTGCAAGGCAATGACGAACATTTCCAACTGTTGCTCAATGCGCTGAACGATTTGCAGGGAACGCGCAATTATCTGAATTTGAGCGAACGCTGA
- the folK gene encoding 2-amino-4-hydroxy-6-hydroxymethyldihydropteridine diphosphokinase, translated as MPQTHFAVIALGSNLAEPARQVRAALSALEAHPQIQIEKTSSLYLTAPVGYDNQPDFVNAVCSVRTSLDGVSLLAVLNRIEADFGRKRTFRNAPRTLDLDIIDFDGISSSDPHLTLPHPRAHERSFVMKPLAEILPDFVLGGHERAADLAAALGDEGIRLLEEAV; from the coding sequence ATGCCGCAAACCCATTTTGCCGTCATCGCTTTGGGCAGCAACCTTGCCGAACCTGCCCGCCAAGTCCGCGCCGCCTTATCCGCGCTGGAGGCGCATCCGCAGATTCAAATCGAAAAAACTTCCTCGTTATATTTGACCGCGCCGGTCGGCTACGACAATCAGCCTGATTTCGTCAACGCCGTTTGTTCCGTCCGCACTTCATTGGACGGCGTTTCGCTGCTTGCCGTGTTGAACCGCATCGAGGCGGATTTCGGGCGGAAACGCACGTTCCGAAACGCCCCGCGCACATTGGACCTGGACATCATCGATTTTGACGGCATTTCCAGCAGCGACCCGCATCTGACCCTACCGCATCCGCGCGCGCACGAACGCAGCTTTGTGATGAAGCCGCTGGCTGAAATCCTGCCCGATTTTGTTTTGGGCGGACACGAACGGGCGGCGGATTTGGCGGCTGCTTTGGGCGATGAAGGGATACGCCTGTTGGAAGAAGCCGTTTGA
- a CDS encoding SirB family protein, producing MQYLFVKYSHQIFVTITILVFNIRFFLLWRHPDKPLAGIWKALPHLNDTMLLFTGLWLMKITHFSPFNSPWLGSKILLLLVYIGLGMVMMRSRPRSPKFYAIYVLSMACVGCIVYLAKTKTLPF from the coding sequence ATGCAATATCTGTTTGTAAAATACAGCCATCAGATTTTCGTCACCATCACCATTTTGGTGTTCAATATCCGCTTTTTCCTGCTTTGGCGGCATCCCGATAAACCTTTGGCGGGTATCTGGAAAGCCCTTCCCCATCTCAACGACACCATGCTGCTCTTTACCGGCTTGTGGCTGATGAAGATTACCCACTTTTCGCCCTTCAATTCGCCGTGGCTCGGCAGCAAAATTCTGCTGCTGCTGGTTTACATCGGGCTGGGCATGGTCATGATGCGCTCCCGTCCGCGTTCGCCGAAGTTTTACGCCATTTATGTGTTGTCGATGGCTTGCGTCGGCTGCATCGTCTATCTTGCCAAAACCAAAACGCTGCCGTTTTAA
- a CDS encoding methyltransferase domain-containing protein, with translation MQLENILPFAHSLLKQALKPDTRALDGTAGNGNDTLMLARSIGSGGKVWAFDVQEQALANTRMRLEEAGMADRVELILDGHENLATHIREPLDAAVFNFGWLPGGDKSCTTEAATSIRALTSALSLLKTGGLAVAVLYPGHEAGQHEAQAIEDWAQRLPQDEFAVLRYGFINRRNCPPYLLAFEKLRQE, from the coding sequence ATGCAGCTCGAAAACATCCTCCCTTTTGCACACTCGCTTCTCAAACAAGCCTTAAAACCTGATACCCGCGCTTTGGACGGTACGGCGGGAAACGGCAACGATACGCTGATGTTGGCGCGTTCGATCGGCAGCGGCGGGAAAGTGTGGGCGTTTGACGTTCAAGAGCAGGCATTGGCAAACACCCGAATGCGCTTGGAAGAAGCCGGCATGGCGGATAGGGTGGAACTGATATTGGACGGACATGAAAATCTAGCCACCCACATCCGCGAACCGTTGGACGCGGCAGTATTCAATTTCGGCTGGCTGCCCGGCGGCGATAAAAGCTGTACGACAGAAGCGGCAACCAGCATCCGCGCGTTGACATCCGCCTTATCGCTGCTGAAAACGGGCGGGCTGGCGGTTGCCGTGCTGTATCCGGGACATGAGGCGGGGCAGCATGAAGCGCAGGCAATCGAAGATTGGGCGCAGCGGTTGCCGCAGGATGAATTTGCCGTTTTGCGTTATGGTTTTATCAACCGCCGCAACTGCCCGCCGTATTTGTTGGCGTTTGAAAAGTTACGTCAAGAATGA
- a CDS encoding RNA chaperone Hfq, with amino-acid sequence MTAKGQMLQDPFLNALRKEHVPVSIYLVNGIKLQGQVESFDQYVVLLRNTSVTQMVYKHAISTIVPARAVSLQHENKPQAAAAAPVQVETVQQPAE; translated from the coding sequence ATGACAGCTAAAGGACAAATGTTACAAGATCCTTTTTTGAATGCGTTGCGTAAAGAGCACGTTCCGGTTTCGATTTATCTGGTCAACGGTATCAAACTGCAAGGCCAAGTCGAGTCGTTTGACCAATACGTCGTTCTGCTGCGTAATACTTCCGTTACCCAAATGGTTTATAAACACGCTATCTCAACGATCGTTCCTGCCCGTGCCGTGAGCCTGCAACACGAGAACAAACCCCAAGCCGCTGCGGCTGCCCCGGTTCAAGTTGAGACCGTGCAACAACCTGCCGAATAA
- the der gene encoding ribosome biogenesis GTPase Der — protein sequence MKPTIALVGRPNVGKSTLFNRLTRTKDALVHDLPGLTRDRHYGHGKIGSKPYLVIDTGGFEPVVDSGILHEMAKQTLQAVDEADSVVFLVDGRTGLTPQDKIIADRLRQSPRPVYLAVNKGEGGNRAVLAAEFYELALGEPHVISGAHGDGVYYLIEEILEKFPDPEAEEADVKHPVFAVIGRPNVGKSTLVNAILGEERVIAFDMAGTTRDSIHIDFEREGKPFTIIDTAGVRRRGKVDEAVEKFSVIKAMQAVEAANVAVLVLDAQQDIADQDATIAGFALEAGRALVVAVNKWDGISEERREQIKRDISRKLYFLDFAKFHFISALKERGIDGLFDSIQAAYNAAMIKMPTPKITRVLQSAIERQQPPRAGLVRPKMRYAHQGGMNPPVIVVHGNSLHAISDSYTRYLTQTFRKAFNLQGTPLRIQYNVSENPYENAEDKPKKKPLRRVSLSNRIEKREGRKEEKNRFKKKTKVSVKKQHSK from the coding sequence ATGAAACCCACCATCGCCCTTGTCGGCCGCCCGAATGTTGGCAAATCCACCTTGTTCAACCGCCTGACGCGCACCAAAGACGCGCTTGTGCACGACCTGCCCGGCCTGACCCGCGACCGCCATTACGGACACGGCAAAATCGGCAGCAAACCTTATCTCGTCATCGATACCGGCGGTTTCGAGCCGGTTGTGGACAGTGGGATTTTGCACGAAATGGCGAAACAGACTTTGCAGGCTGTCGATGAAGCCGATTCCGTCGTGTTCTTGGTGGACGGCCGCACTGGTCTGACCCCGCAAGACAAAATCATCGCCGACCGCCTGCGCCAAAGCCCGCGCCCCGTTTATCTGGCGGTAAACAAAGGCGAGGGCGGCAACAGAGCCGTGCTTGCCGCCGAGTTTTACGAACTGGCATTGGGCGAACCGCACGTTATTTCCGGCGCGCACGGCGACGGCGTGTATTACCTGATTGAAGAAATTTTAGAAAAATTCCCCGACCCTGAAGCCGAAGAAGCCGACGTTAAACATCCCGTTTTTGCCGTTATCGGTCGTCCGAACGTCGGCAAATCCACGCTGGTTAACGCCATTCTCGGCGAAGAGCGCGTGATTGCCTTCGATATGGCGGGCACGACGCGCGACAGCATCCACATCGATTTCGAACGCGAAGGCAAACCGTTTACCATCATCGATACCGCAGGCGTGCGCCGTCGCGGCAAAGTCGATGAGGCTGTGGAAAAGTTCTCCGTTATCAAAGCGATGCAGGCGGTTGAGGCGGCAAACGTTGCCGTTTTGGTATTGGACGCGCAGCAAGACATCGCCGACCAAGATGCCACGATTGCCGGTTTCGCCTTGGAAGCAGGGCGCGCGCTGGTGGTTGCCGTCAATAAATGGGACGGCATCAGCGAAGAGCGCCGCGAACAGATCAAACGCGACATTTCCCGCAAACTGTATTTCCTCGATTTTGCCAAGTTCCACTTCATTTCCGCATTGAAAGAACGCGGTATAGACGGGTTGTTCGACAGCATTCAGGCAGCCTACAACGCTGCCATGATTAAGATGCCGACGCCGAAAATCACCCGCGTCCTGCAAAGCGCCATCGAGCGCCAACAGCCGCCGCGCGCAGGTTTGGTGCGCCCGAAAATGCGCTATGCCCACCAAGGCGGCATGAACCCGCCCGTGATTGTGGTACACGGCAATTCGCTGCACGCGATTTCCGACAGCTATACGCGCTACCTGACCCAGACCTTCCGTAAAGCCTTCAACCTGCAAGGCACGCCGCTGCGGATTCAATACAATGTTTCGGAAAACCCGTATGAAAATGCGGAAGACAAACCGAAGAAAAAACCGCTGCGCCGCGTCAGCCTGAGCAACCGCATCGAAAAACGCGAAGGCCGCAAGGAAGAGAAAAACCGTTTTAAAAAGAAAACCAAAGTCAGCGTGAAAAAACAGCACAGCAAATAA
- a CDS encoding histidine--tRNA ligase, which yields MAQKIQSVKGMNDLLPVEQKDFKLTAAFWQAFEDVVGRWTRAYGYQQIRTPIVEQTGLFVRSIGEETDVVGKEMYTFSDSNDSLSLSLRPEGTASCLRAVVEHNLLYNSPQKLWYMGPMFRRERPQKGRYRQFHQVGIEALGFEGPDIDAEIIAMSADLWDKLGIRDYLTLEINSLGNREERAAHRAALVEYLTRYEDKLDEDSKRRLKTNPLRVLDSKNPDLQEICNAAPHLTDYLGEESRNHYSRFKAMLEGLGIQYVENPRLVRGLDYYNQTVFEWTTDKLGAQATVCGGGRYDGLIEELGGKPAPSIGFAMGIERLLLLVSEYGSLEVNAAPDVYAMHQGEGADLQVMKYAQALRAQGFNVMQHSGYQSLKAQMKKADNSGARFALIVAQDELANGTVTLKDMNGAHGQQTVAADDLIHTLQQWKNA from the coding sequence ATGGCACAAAAAATCCAATCCGTCAAAGGCATGAACGACCTTTTGCCCGTCGAACAAAAAGATTTCAAGCTGACCGCTGCGTTTTGGCAGGCGTTTGAAGATGTGGTCGGCCGCTGGACGCGTGCTTATGGTTATCAGCAAATCCGTACGCCGATTGTCGAGCAGACGGGTTTGTTTGTCCGCTCCATTGGCGAAGAAACCGATGTGGTCGGTAAGGAAATGTACACTTTTTCCGATTCCAACGATTCTTTGAGCCTGAGTCTGCGGCCGGAGGGTACGGCATCCTGCCTGCGTGCGGTGGTGGAACACAATCTGTTGTACAACAGCCCGCAAAAGCTGTGGTACATGGGGCCGATGTTCCGCCGCGAGCGTCCGCAAAAAGGACGCTACCGCCAGTTTCATCAGGTCGGTATCGAGGCGTTGGGTTTTGAAGGTCCGGACATCGACGCCGAAATCATCGCGATGTCGGCGGATTTGTGGGACAAGCTGGGTATCCGCGATTACCTGACTTTGGAAATCAACAGCTTGGGTAACCGCGAAGAGCGTGCGGCGCACCGTGCGGCTTTGGTCGAATATCTGACCCGTTATGAAGACAAATTGGATGAAGACAGCAAACGTCGTCTGAAAACCAATCCGTTGCGCGTTTTGGATTCTAAAAATCCCGATTTGCAGGAAATCTGCAATGCCGCGCCGCATTTGACTGATTATCTGGGCGAGGAATCGCGCAATCATTACAGCCGTTTCAAAGCCATGCTGGAAGGCTTGGGCATTCAATATGTTGAAAATCCGCGGCTGGTGCGCGGCTTGGATTATTACAACCAAACCGTTTTTGAATGGACGACCGACAAACTCGGCGCGCAGGCGACGGTGTGCGGCGGCGGCCGTTACGACGGTTTGATTGAAGAACTCGGCGGCAAGCCCGCTCCGTCTATCGGCTTTGCAATGGGCATCGAGCGGCTGCTGCTGCTGGTTAGCGAATACGGTTCGCTGGAAGTCAATGCCGCGCCTGACGTGTACGCCATGCATCAGGGCGAGGGCGCGGATTTGCAAGTGATGAAATACGCGCAAGCCTTACGCGCACAAGGTTTCAACGTGATGCAGCATTCCGGCTATCAAAGCCTGAAAGCGCAAATGAAAAAAGCCGACAACAGCGGCGCGCGCTTTGCCCTGATTGTTGCGCAAGACGAATTGGCGAACGGTACGGTTACGCTTAAAGACATGAACGGCGCACACGGTCAGCAAACCGTCGCCGCCGACGATTTAATCCACACTTTACAACAATGGAAGAACGCATAA
- a CDS encoding IS5/IS1182 family transposase (programmed frameshift), with amino-acid sequence MNRKTYPSDISREQFAPLLPLLESARKRTAPRQVDLYDVFCAILYLQRTGCSWRALPGDFPKWRTVHSYFQRWTKPRESGISILEEALKKNQVVAERRKQGRHEATTFLIIDAQSVKNTDTAMEKGYDAGKKVSGIKRHIAVDTQGLPHALAVTTADVTDRKGCLVALERGRDNLGAIQKILADGGYTGKAFASSVQELIGAEVEIAKRNELHRFAVLPKRWVVERSFSWLEKNRRLWKNCERKLSTSLQMVALAFLGVLLRRL; translated from the exons ATGAACAGAAAAACCTACCCAAGCGATATCAGTCGCGAGCAATTTGCGCCTCTCCTTCCCCTGCTGGAAAGTGCCCGTAAACGCACAGCGCCACGCCAGGTGGACTTGTACGATGTCTTTTGTGCCATTCTCTACCTGCAACGCACTGGCTGCTCCTGGCGCGCTTTGCCGGGCGACTTCCCCAAATGGCGCACCGTGCATTCCTACTTCCAGAGATGGACCAAACCACGCGAGAGTGGCATCAGCATCCTTGAGGAAGCATTAAA AAAAAATCAGGTAGTTGCGGAGCGCCGCAAGCAGGGGCGCCATGAAGCAACTACTTTCCTGATTATTGATGCGCAGAGTGTGAAGAACACGGATACCGCCATGGAAAAAGGCTACGATGCGGGCAAGAAGGTTAGCGGTATCAAGCGACATATAGCGGTTGACACGCAAGGTTTGCCGCATGCCCTTGCGGTAACGACGGCGGATGTTACGGATAGAAAAGGCTGCCTGGTAGCATTGGAACGTGGGCGGGATAATCTTGGTGCGATACAAAAAATCCTTGCTGACGGTGGTTACACGGGTAAGGCATTTGCTTCGTCGGTACAGGAGTTGATTGGTGCGGAGGTAGAGATTGCCAAACGAAACGAATTGCACCGTTTTGCAGTATTGCCGAAGCGATGGGTAGTAGAGCGCAGCTTTTCCTGGTTGGAAAAGAACAGGCGGCTTTGGAAAAACTGCGAGCGTAAGTTGAGTACCAGTCTGCAAATGGTAGCTTTGGCTTTCTTGGGAGTCCTGCTACGAAGACTATGA
- a CDS encoding pseudouridine synthase — protein sequence MKKRSNPLPLLNGIKPSYLVLPHEKEFYGLPLLHFLCTRFPFVGEENWRRRLNSGFVVGADGTPFNEHTVFEAGETMFYYRETSRDSEPRIPFEEKILFVDEHLIVVDKPHFLPVIPSGRFLRETLLTRLRLRPQLQHLNVADITPIHRLDKDTAGVMLLSHNPATRRDYQTMFQNKTVCKTYQAIAPTRTDLAYPLNVSSRMVRGENFFTTLEVEGEPNAHTTIELIENRGAFSLYRLTPHTGKKHQLRVHMMSLGMPLMNDALYPVPSAAGDEDYGKPLKLLAKRIEFTDPISGQARIFESGFEF from the coding sequence ATGAAAAAACGCTCCAACCCCCTCCCCCTTTTAAACGGTATAAAGCCCAGCTATTTGGTGCTGCCGCATGAAAAAGAGTTCTACGGCCTGCCGCTTTTGCATTTTCTCTGCACACGCTTTCCTTTTGTCGGTGAAGAAAATTGGCGCAGGCGGCTGAACAGCGGCTTTGTGGTAGGTGCGGACGGGACGCCGTTTAACGAGCATACGGTGTTTGAAGCGGGCGAGACGATGTTTTATTACCGTGAAACCAGCAGGGACAGCGAACCGCGGATTCCGTTTGAAGAGAAGATTCTGTTTGTCGATGAACATCTTATCGTGGTTGATAAACCGCATTTTCTGCCCGTCATCCCCAGCGGGCGTTTTTTGCGTGAAACGCTGCTGACCCGGCTGCGCCTGCGGCCGCAATTGCAGCATTTGAATGTAGCGGACATTACACCGATTCACCGCTTGGATAAGGATACGGCAGGGGTCATGCTGCTATCGCACAATCCTGCCACGCGCCGCGATTATCAAACCATGTTCCAAAATAAAACCGTCTGTAAAACTTATCAGGCAATCGCGCCTACGCGGACGGATTTGGCTTATCCGCTGAATGTTTCTTCACGCATGGTGCGCGGAGAAAATTTTTTTACGACACTTGAAGTAGAAGGTGAGCCGAACGCGCATACGACGATCGAGCTTATCGAAAACCGCGGCGCGTTCAGCCTCTACCGCCTTACGCCGCATACGGGAAAAAAACACCAACTGCGCGTGCATATGATGAGCCTGGGCATGCCGCTGATGAACGATGCACTTTATCCCGTTCCGTCTGCGGCGGGTGATGAGGATTATGGGAAACCTTTGAAACTTTTGGCAAAAAGAATTGAGTTTACCGATCCTATCAGCGGACAGGCACGGATATTTGAAAGCGGTTTTGAGTTTTAG
- the cls gene encoding cardiolipin synthase, with protein MTFLKDITWTEIFIFAHTCAALGCVLRVLYKQKNIGSTFAWLIILFLFPVFGTIAYLLIGEPRLGTARAKRTDEMNRFYQGFVETYLSNLYLDIGDKVKSRYHGISKVAASGTGLGATRNNAMTLLSTTDEIIDTILADIRAARHSCMLAFYIIEPEGRIEELLNELLAAADRGLDCAILADAVGSSRFFDSGWVETLREAGVEVHASLPVGVWRTFFTRTDLRNHRKILVIDSKIGYTGSFNLVDPRFFKKDSGVGEWVDVMMRCTGPLVLELSAVFFADLAVETDENLESVQQYLTQAQERIPEILPEKMQQGDIVAQVIPSAPEQGSHVIYETIISAIYAATKQITITTPYFVPDEPLLMALTIAAKRGVKVTLILPAKVDSLMVRYASRAYYPMLLDAGVKIAMFEGGLLHAKTMTIDEDYALFGTVNMDMRSFFLNLEISLAIYDRDITKQICNLQRDYLKNSSYITVKAWQQRSKFRGLIENTVRLVSPLL; from the coding sequence ATGACTTTTCTAAAAGACATCACCTGGACAGAAATCTTCATTTTCGCCCACACCTGCGCCGCGCTCGGCTGCGTCTTGCGCGTGTTGTACAAACAAAAAAACATTGGCTCCACGTTTGCCTGGCTGATTATCCTCTTCCTTTTCCCTGTCTTCGGCACCATTGCCTACCTGCTTATCGGCGAGCCGCGGCTCGGCACGGCGCGGGCAAAGCGTACGGACGAGATGAACCGTTTTTATCAAGGTTTCGTCGAAACTTACCTGTCTAACCTTTACCTTGATATCGGCGACAAAGTCAAATCCCGTTATCACGGCATCAGCAAAGTCGCTGCGAGCGGAACGGGACTTGGCGCGACGCGCAACAACGCCATGACGCTGCTGTCCACCACCGATGAAATCATCGACACCATACTTGCCGACATCCGCGCCGCCCGCCATTCCTGCATGCTCGCCTTCTACATCATCGAACCCGAAGGCAGGATAGAAGAACTGTTAAACGAACTCCTCGCCGCCGCCGACAGAGGTTTGGATTGCGCCATCCTCGCCGACGCAGTCGGCAGCAGCCGCTTTTTCGACAGCGGCTGGGTAGAAACCCTGCGCGAAGCCGGCGTAGAGGTCCACGCCTCCTTACCCGTCGGCGTCTGGCGCACCTTCTTCACCCGCACCGACCTGCGCAACCACCGCAAAATCCTCGTCATCGACAGCAAAATCGGCTACACCGGCAGCTTCAACCTCGTTGATCCCCGCTTCTTCAAAAAAGATTCCGGCGTCGGCGAATGGGTGGACGTCATGATGCGCTGCACCGGCCCACTGGTACTCGAACTCTCCGCCGTCTTCTTTGCCGACCTTGCCGTCGAAACCGACGAAAACCTCGAAAGCGTGCAGCAATATCTGACGCAGGCGCAAGAGCGCATTCCCGAAATCCTTCCCGAAAAAATGCAGCAGGGCGACATCGTCGCCCAAGTCATCCCCTCCGCGCCCGAACAAGGCAGCCACGTCATTTACGAAACCATCATCAGCGCGATTTACGCCGCCACCAAACAAATCACCATCACCACTCCCTATTTCGTCCCCGACGAACCCCTCCTGATGGCATTGACCATCGCCGCCAAACGCGGCGTCAAAGTTACCCTGATCCTGCCCGCCAAAGTCGATTCCCTCATGGTGCGCTACGCCTCCCGCGCCTACTACCCCATGTTGCTCGACGCAGGCGTCAAAATCGCCATGTTCGAAGGCGGACTGCTACACGCCAAAACCATGACCATAGACGAAGATTACGCCCTCTTCGGCACGGTCAACATGGACATGCGCAGCTTCTTCCTCAACCTCGAAATCAGCCTCGCCATCTACGACCGCGACATCACCAAACAAATCTGCAACCTCCAACGCGACTACCTCAAAAACAGCAGCTACATCACCGTCAAAGCATGGCAGCAACGCTCCAAATTCCGCGGGCTGATTGAAAATACCGTCCGCTTAGTCAGTCCGCTTTTGTAG